From Leishmania braziliensis MHOM/BR/75/M2904 complete genome, chromosome 35:
CGTGCCCTTCCCAGTCGACGTGGCCCCAAAGTTCTCCCTCATTGAGGACATGCGCATAGCTGCGGAGCGGAACGGGAAAAAGACGGTGATTGTTCTGCACAACCGCCACCTGGCTCAACTCACTCCGGAGAATGCCACTTAtgcgcagaggtggcggGATATGAGTGCGTTGCTCCCGAGCCCTCCGTTTCTCAACGACGACTATTGCTGGCTCTACGCGGTGCTGACGCGGCAAGATTCCTGCATCATTTCTAACGACCAGATGCGCGACCACTATTTCAgagtgctgcagccgcgctTCTTTCtgaggtggcggcagcgacaccgtATCACGTACAAGGCGTTCTACAACAGAACCGCGCGGGCTACCTCGTTGCGCATTTATCTGCCTCGGGCGTACTCGGTGTGGGTGCAAGCGTGCGGAGCTGCCTCACAGTACCACTGGCACGTTCCGTACATCTCGGACATTGACGTCATTCATCAGGCCACAAATCAAACCATCTCGACGAACGCCAGCATTGATTTGGGCAAGGACGGAGATGACGAGTGCACGGATTGGATCTGCACGTGGCGACACTCTTAGGCACGATACGCATGACCGTGTCATCTTCGGTGGTGCTCGTGTTGAAGTGTCAGAGCTCACTTCGTCACTGTTTATTGCAGCTCGTTGTGTACGGTGCGAATGACACGTTTTCGCGGGGACTCGTCATCACCGTGGGGGAGAGGCGTTCCAGAGCCTGAGTGTCTGAAATAGACACCCAGAGGACCGCGGTGGCCGCCTACGAGGTGTGCCGAGGGTGGTACCACGTGCGTTTTTTGGCGCACATCGCATCGCCTTCCTGCGCGTAGCACTAAACCATTTTAACGGTGAAACAACTGAAGCACATGCCTCATGAGCCACCACATGTATGGCTCTTTGTTGGTTGGGGAAGAGCGGGAGCGTTTCGAATTGGCCCTACATTATCGTGGCACTCAACAAagtgtgcaggtgtgtgctgctcttcACGATGGGCGGAGTTCCCTGCCGCTGCAAGGTGAAGCACTCCTGCTCTCTGCGCTCTTTTCTGCCTTTCTCAGCTCTACGGTCACCTCTGGAAGGCCTTATTTACATGGCGCGTTGGTATCGTTTCATGTTGCCTTGGACTCTATCTTCTCTCTGCCCTGTTATGAGTTCTCCTCTTCACACCCCTCATATGCGGCACATTCACCATTACGTCGCCCTTATCTTTCTCACAATCAAACGACACGCTGCACATTACCCGTAGGCCTTCTTttccccacctcctctgtaCAAGGCAAAGATGACGAAGGGTACCACCTCCATGGGTCAGCGCCATGGGCGCACGCACATCTTGTGTCGCCGCTGTGGCCGCAACGCCTACCACGTCCAGTGggagcgctgcgccgcctgcgcctaCCCGCGTGCCAGCCGCCGTCGCTACAACTGGTCTGTGAAGGCCATcaagcgccgccgcaccggtaCTGGACGCTGCCGCTACCTGAAGGTGGTGAACCGCCGCATTGCCAACCACTTCAAGACCCCCAGAGCGTAAGCGAAGGCGGGCGCTGATGAAGGCGGTTATTTTTTGTGGAGTACTCGCGCGAACCTTCTGTTGTGACGAAGAGCAAAACGACACGCGTTGAGCCATGCAGtgggagggtgaggggaaCGGTGCGCTCCTCTCGTTCTTTTATTTTTTATTTTTGCTCATTACGGGCCCTCTTCCCCACGCTCCCCCCCCGCCAAAAATGAAATGACAGTACGCGTCGCTTAATACCGGACGATctggcggacgaggcggacTCTGTGAGGACTCGGCGCGCCTTTGTGCGCAGAGTCGCTAAAGTACACCCTCTATAGAACACACGAGATACTCCGCCGAGCTTCACAAGGTGCAAAGGTAGTTCATTTTTCTCCACACTCACGCGAAGCTCACGAGTGGGAGCAAGTGGCGAAGACTGCCGATCCCCTTAGTGGTGCGGTGCCAACGGCATCAACTGGTGCGTCTATCCGTGTCCTGCACCtcctttgttctctctctctgtcgtaCCCATGTTCTTTCACTGTGCAAAGCGGGGATCGCGGTGCCAAGATGCCGTGTATCCTGTACATGCGTCCTTGCAAGTCCtttcttgtctctcttctcctctacGACTCTCACTTCCCTCATGTTCTTCTTCTGTCTACCCTGCTCAACGCCTCCTCTCTACATGGGTGTACACACGCGTGTGGCTGGGTACTGCAGGGCTCATCCACGCGTGTCACGTGACGATCCTCTCCAGCACATTCTAAAACGCCTGCGTTGTTTGTCTCACTACTCTAGCTCTCTGGGGAGCAAAACCACCTCGGCGCCCGGAACTACTCGTCAAAACGCATTCGGCGCATCGGCTTACCACGTAACACGCGCCGACAGGTacgctgcccccccccccccccagcggGGGTCGTCGATCATATACGTGGGTTTTGGGCACTCAGCAGCGGGTCTTCTTTTACTATGCACCACATCCGCGGCCTGGTGCGACATGCGGGACGCAATGTCCTGCGTGCACTCGAGACTCAACAAACTACACCATTTCCCCAAGCATGCCTGTGTCGTGTGGAGCTGGTGGACGTGCATGGCGAGCGCCGGACCGTGACGCTGCTTCACCCTGGCACGTTGTTGAAGATGTTGAAGGGGATGACGCCCGCAGAGGCTCTTGGAGCACTCGAGCGTGTAGCACAGCAACTCAATGCACCCCCGCAAGTGACTTCTACCGGCGCAACACCCTCAACCGAAAGCAACGCGGGGTCGTCGAGTTGGGCACTTGACGCGGAGGCTGCCATACCGCAGTTATATGTAAAGGATGAAGTGCACGTCACCTGCACCGAGGTGCAGAGGCGGCACAGCCGCTTTATTGCCAAGATGCGCGGCCGCTTCTTGTCCTCTGACCCTGCCGCCGTCGAGGCCGCCTTGCAAGGGTGGCTAAAGAAGTCGCCAAAGGACTTGGGCGCCGTGGAGGCGGCAGAATACAGCGGAATGGTAGAGTCGCTGGCTATGACTGACGCAACCGCTGCCATCGCGCTTGCCATcaacccctctctcccaagtctctctgcagctgccagTGCGGCTCTGGCGGAGCTGGTTCAACTGAACACTCCGGCCGCCGTACACGCCTTTCTGGAGTCCTTCGCGGGCAAAGACGAATCGGCGTCGTTGGCGTCAGACTCGTGTGCGACCCAACTAGCCTTGCGTCTGCGCCGCGAGATCGACAAAGCACGGTCCAAGGAAAGTCGGCTGGCGATGTCGGTTCCTAGCAGGGTGTCGCAACGCCCCGCCCATGGAATGGACGACTTATTAAGCGAGGCTACCCACTTCTCGATCGACCCGGGTGTCGTTTTCCCAATGGAGCCTGCCTCGATACAAGCCTGGGCGAACCAGTTTTTCTGTTTCGACATGCGGCCCGTGAACCGTGCCGCGGCTGTGCTCGAACAGGTACGCCAGCGACGTCTGCAGCCGCGACGTGTTGCTATGGACTCATTGAGTGTGTGGACGCTGACGGATCTTGAGCGCCCGTGGCTAAAGTTTGCGCTCGAGTCATCTGCTCAGGGGCTGAGTGCGACGGACGACACCTACGGAAGCGCAGCCTATCATCTTGCCCTGAAAGATGCGAAGCGGAACTTGGTGGACAACCGCCTGTTGCACACCTATGCCAGCGCCCTTGCACGTGGCGACATCTCTCCATTAGATGACTCTTTCGCCGCGTACTTAGAGGAATGTGGCGAGTGCCACGGCACCGCCATCTCTGAGCGCCCCTCTGTCATTCGCTTCACCTTGAGACGTGTGCCAGATGGTGTTCCACTGCTGCGTGCACTACACGATCTTGCACCGAAGTGTTCCTACTGGCGTACCCTTCTCGACCACCTTGCCGACACGTGCGTGCAGGCCTCGACGGCACCGATGGGTGAGGTCAAGGTAGAGGTACAACTGCCGCGCGTCCACGAGTGCGTCGCAGTAGCCGCAGCGGGTGAGATGAAGTTGCCGACCATACCAGTTCTTTACGAGGATGACGATGTTCTTGTTATCGACAAACCTGCCGGACTGGCAACATCGCGCCATGGACTGAGTTGCACGCAGCTCGGGACCCAAACGACTGACCTCATTTCCGTGCTACTCGCCACAGACCGCGCCGGCGCACTTGCCAGGGGTGTCTTTCGTCAAGGGCAGGTGCACCGCCTCGACGTGGAGACGAGTGGGTGTCTGCTCATCGCCAAGTCTAACGTGGCAGCGGACTCACTGCGTCACCAAATCGGTACGAGCGCAGCCTTCTCCCACCACACCAAAATATACCACGCTCTGTGTGTTGTGCTGGAGCCGTCGCTACGCAATGTTCGACTGCATGGTGATATCATCGACGCTGCGGACCCAAAGATCAAAACTCGATACCGCGTGATTCGTTTTTTTCCAAAGCACAGGATTGTGTGGGTGGAGTGTCGCATCCAGCAAGGCAAGAAGCACCAGAtccgccgccacctggcAAGTCGTGGCTTTCCTATCCTTGCCGACATGGATCATGGTGGCGCGGTGTGCTGTCAGTCGATCATGAGTCGGACCGCTCTGCACGCGCATAGCCTCTCCTTCATCCATCCCATCACAGGAGACCCCATCATTGCCACGGCACCTCTTCCCGAGGATTTTCGATGCTgcctcgagctgctgcacggcacAGATGCACAGATTAGcgtgggggggaggcagcgtggaaggaagggagggtAACCAAGAAGGTATTTGTGGCAGCCCAGCATGTCAGTCTCACACGACAGTGTGTCTTCGTCTTCACAGTACGACTTGTAAACAGGCAGGCAATGCTGACTGACGCACTGAAGTGCGAAAGCAGAGAcgcaggaaagagggggacgGGGGTTGTCAGGTAGGCGCGCACTTGAGCATGACGCCCCTCCTGGTGCCCACACTCTCTTGTCTTCTCGTCTTTTTGTTTCCCGACGCCTtgttgctggtgctgcgtcaCTGTCGGTCAGACTTTCCACCTTTCGGCGCTCGCTTCGTCCTCTCATATGTGTTAGctgctacacacacacacacactccctctctctctctctgtttctcttcctaGTTCTCTTCTCGACACCGCTATTTGGTCGCACCTTTGCTTCTTGTGTGTTCGCGTGCAGAAGCGTCGCgttcgctgccgctccatctctgcagcagcagcagacctaaaaaaaggaaagacaTCCACCGCGTTGCCTCATTCATTTTTGCTTTGGATTTGTTGTGCACTAAGAGGTGCacgcttcttctcccccatAGCGTGCTCAACACACTCGAGCATTAGTGGCAAACTGCACCCACCCCAGCCAACGCTTTGCGTGTTCTCCTGAATCGTACCTCTTCCACCCCGTTCACtttgtgtgtacgtgtggcAGGGTGTGGGGGACTGCTCTCTACGAATGATGTGGCTACCTTAACGCGGCTTCTCGATCCAACCTCTACTGACTGGGTGCACTTGAGATGTGATTGGCGCACCCGCAATCACACAAACTTCATAAGACTGGAGGCTGAGTGACCGTCTTGCGTagtctttctctcttcttcggtGTCACTGACATGTCGGCGCTAGCGCAGCTCGAGAAGCAGCTGAATATCCTCGACGCGTTGAATCGAGCCAGCGCGAAGGCTATCGACTCGTTCGCCGACACCTCGAGTGCCATCTCAGTTCGCGCAAATGAGATCATACGCGACGTTAAGCCATGGGATGTGGCGCAGGAGAACATCACCCTCACCATCGAGGAAATGTCGAAAGCGGCGCGTTGTTATCATCCTCCACCCGCCCTACCAGCGGTGCTGAGCGGAAAGGAGTCGAGCT
This genomic window contains:
- a CDS encoding 60S ribosomal protein L37 is translated as MGQRHGRTHILCRRCGRNAYHVQWERCAACAYPRASRRRYNWSVKAIKRRRTGTGRCRYLKVVNRRIANHFKTPRA